One genomic segment of Candidatus Babeliales bacterium includes these proteins:
- a CDS encoding LysE family transporter has protein sequence MDGSFWIQGFVIGFTVATSIGISGALCLQNMMTGRAWVAMASALAAAMADATCAVLVVLGLQAGHSLLSDHSIMLKVVAGLFLCFLGIKRLFSKISLHAHHGKSSDVIEAFFSVFFLALVDPVSIIDFMALSVGLVVDFSIMKDAVSFVVGLFLGSATWWFSWCLVLVVLRKDFSLSVLQWFARASSAGIFGFGLWTLSSVFRA, from the coding sequence ATGGATGGTTCGTTTTGGATTCAGGGTTTTGTTATAGGATTTACCGTTGCAACTTCCATTGGAATTAGTGGAGCGCTGTGTTTGCAAAATATGATGACTGGCAGAGCTTGGGTTGCCATGGCTTCTGCGCTTGCTGCAGCGATGGCGGATGCTACCTGTGCCGTGCTTGTGGTGCTTGGGCTGCAAGCTGGACACTCTTTACTGTCAGATCACTCAATAATGTTGAAAGTGGTAGCAGGGTTATTTTTATGCTTCTTGGGCATTAAAAGGCTTTTTAGTAAAATTTCTTTGCATGCGCACCACGGCAAAAGTAGTGATGTAATAGAAGCTTTTTTTTCAGTTTTTTTTCTTGCTCTTGTTGACCCGGTATCGATTATAGATTTTATGGCATTATCTGTTGGTCTTGTTGTTGATTTTTCAATTATGAAGGATGCCGTCAGTTTTGTAGTAGGGCTCTTTTTAGGATCAGCAACTTGGTGGTTTTCATGGTGCTTAGTTCTTGTTGTTTTGCGAAAAGATTTTTCACTCTCTGTGTTGCAATGGTTTGCGCGTGCATCATCTGCTGGGATATTTGGCTTTGGCCTATGGACGCTTTCATCGGTCTTTCGGGCGTAA
- the rpmE gene encoding 50S ribosomal protein L31 — MKQGIHPELFAVDVKCTCEHSFITRSTKKEIRSTLCSKCHPFFTGQQRFVDTAGRIEKFRKKFAK; from the coding sequence ATGAAACAAGGCATACATCCAGAGTTATTTGCAGTAGATGTAAAATGCACCTGCGAACACTCATTCATTACAAGATCGACAAAAAAAGAAATTCGATCAACACTTTGCTCAAAATGTCATCCATTTTTTACTGGTCAGCAAAGATTTGTTGATACAGCTGGTCGAATTGAAAAATTCAGAAAGAAATTTGCGAAATAA
- the typA gene encoding translational GTPase TypA, translated as MSNNPKICNIAIIAHVDHGKTTLVDQLLKQSGTIVDAKDRVMDSGSIEKERGITILAKNTGILYKDYKINIVDTPGHADFGGEVERTLQMVEGFLLLVDAAEGVLPGTRFVLQKALGLGLRPIVVINKIDRKDAQIEHTEQQIYDLFLDLVTDESQLEFPTLYGSSRLGFMTTDLKVQSDTLIPLLDTIIQTIPSPTPKVDSLQLLITNLDHSDFLGALAVGRIFSGSLKVGDQVVMCKDDKVGQPTRITKMWQFLGVEKIEVQESSYGDIVCVAGFTTQPELGATLCNVGKPAPHAYVKVDEPTLIMYFSVNDSPFNAKEGKLLTSRHIRERLDRELKKNVALRVEGTDSPEVFKVSGRGQLHLGILIETMRREGFELQVSAPEVIYKMVDGVKQEPFEHVTIDVEEQYRGSVIENLGQRKAELVNMKPLHDGRVRMEFEMPSQGLLGFRSQFLIDTRGSGIINISFIGYRPCKGEIQKRLKGALVSMESGQVTAYALDTLQDRGVLFVQPADKVYEGQIIGEHSRDTDLDVNPCKGKKLTNMRASGTDDAVKLPPTKLMTLEQCMEWIRPDELIEVTPVSVRLRKKDLNRR; from the coding sequence ATGTCAAACAACCCTAAAATTTGTAACATTGCCATTATCGCTCACGTGGATCACGGAAAAACGACCTTAGTTGATCAACTGCTTAAACAATCAGGAACGATTGTTGACGCTAAAGATCGAGTCATGGACTCAGGGTCTATCGAAAAAGAACGCGGAATTACCATTCTTGCGAAAAACACCGGTATTTTATATAAAGATTATAAAATCAACATCGTTGATACTCCGGGTCACGCTGACTTTGGTGGAGAAGTTGAGCGTACACTACAAATGGTTGAAGGGTTCTTGCTCTTAGTTGATGCTGCAGAAGGTGTACTTCCTGGTACTCGTTTCGTGCTTCAAAAAGCGCTTGGTCTTGGATTAAGACCGATCGTTGTTATTAATAAAATTGATCGTAAAGACGCTCAAATTGAGCATACAGAACAACAAATTTATGATCTTTTTCTTGATTTAGTAACTGATGAATCTCAATTAGAGTTTCCAACGTTGTACGGTTCATCAAGACTTGGATTTATGACAACTGATTTAAAAGTCCAATCAGATACACTTATACCTCTTTTAGATACCATCATTCAAACTATTCCAAGCCCAACACCAAAAGTTGATTCATTACAGCTTTTGATTACCAACTTAGATCATTCTGATTTCCTTGGGGCGCTTGCTGTTGGTCGTATCTTTAGTGGTTCTTTAAAAGTTGGCGACCAAGTCGTCATGTGTAAAGATGACAAAGTTGGACAGCCAACTCGTATCACTAAAATGTGGCAGTTTTTGGGTGTTGAAAAAATTGAAGTTCAAGAATCAAGCTACGGAGACATTGTCTGTGTAGCCGGTTTTACAACGCAACCTGAGCTTGGAGCAACGTTATGCAACGTTGGTAAGCCAGCTCCTCATGCGTATGTTAAAGTTGATGAGCCAACACTTATTATGTACTTTTCCGTTAACGATTCTCCGTTTAACGCAAAAGAAGGAAAATTACTGACTTCTCGTCACATCAGAGAACGTCTTGACCGTGAATTGAAAAAAAACGTAGCGCTTCGCGTTGAAGGTACCGATTCTCCAGAGGTTTTCAAGGTTTCTGGTCGTGGACAATTGCACTTGGGTATCTTGATTGAAACAATGCGTCGTGAAGGCTTTGAGCTGCAAGTTTCAGCGCCTGAAGTTATTTACAAAATGGTTGATGGTGTTAAACAAGAACCGTTTGAGCACGTGACTATCGATGTTGAAGAACAATATCGTGGTTCTGTAATTGAAAACTTGGGCCAAAGAAAAGCTGAATTAGTTAACATGAAGCCGTTGCATGATGGTCGAGTTCGCATGGAATTTGAAATGCCATCACAAGGTCTTTTAGGTTTCCGTTCTCAGTTTTTAATTGATACTCGTGGTAGTGGTATTATCAACATCAGTTTCATTGGTTATAGACCATGTAAAGGCGAAATCCAGAAGCGTTTGAAGGGTGCCTTGGTATCTATGGAATCTGGTCAAGTTACAGCTTATGCTCTTGATACTTTGCAAGATCGTGGTGTTCTTTTTGTACAGCCTGCTGATAAAGTTTACGAAGGTCAGATCATTGGTGAGCATTCACGTGACACTGATTTAGACGTTAATCCTTGTAAAGGTAAAAAATTAACGAACATGCGTGCTTCTGGTACGGATGATGCGGTAAAATTACCACCTACAAAGCTTATGACGCTTGAACAATGTATGGAATGGATCAGACCTGATGAATTGATCGAGGTTACTCCTGTATCAGTTCGTTTGCGTAAAAAAGATCTAAACCGTAGATAA
- the prfA gene encoding peptide chain release factor 1, with protein sequence MFTKWDQLEALHKRLEDQVSSGNVTSKDRAEVQRNLSNVSDILNGHKELEKTRASLQETEKQAQQEQDVELVSLFNQEIQDLKSQIAIQEKELEDLMYTADELSTRSAYLEIRAGTGGQEAALFVGDLLKMYLLYAEKRGWKTEITEQSVTDLGGLKEVIVHIKGKNIYGTLKMESGVHRVQRVPATETAGRVHTSTATVAVLPEAEDVDVQLNDSDLRVDVYRSGGAGGQHVNTTDSAVRVTHIPTGVAVACQEERSQHKNKAKALKMLRSRLLAHAQEVQKSKESLARKEQIGTGERSEKIRTYNYPQNRVTDHQVDLSVKSLDFVMQGDLDEIINALLDHSRKTRQMLPILETL encoded by the coding sequence GTGTTTACTAAATGGGACCAGTTAGAAGCTTTACATAAAAGATTAGAAGACCAGGTTTCTTCAGGAAATGTAACATCAAAAGATCGTGCTGAGGTCCAACGAAACTTATCAAACGTTTCAGATATCCTCAATGGTCACAAAGAACTCGAGAAGACTCGGGCTTCTTTACAAGAAACAGAAAAACAAGCTCAACAAGAACAAGATGTTGAGCTTGTTTCATTGTTTAATCAAGAAATTCAAGATTTAAAATCTCAAATAGCTATTCAAGAAAAAGAGCTAGAAGATCTCATGTACACTGCCGACGAGTTAAGCACCAGAAGTGCATATCTTGAGATTCGCGCAGGAACAGGCGGTCAAGAAGCTGCTTTGTTTGTGGGTGATTTGCTTAAGATGTATCTTTTGTATGCTGAAAAGCGCGGTTGGAAAACTGAGATCACCGAGCAAAGTGTAACTGACTTGGGTGGGCTGAAAGAGGTTATTGTTCATATCAAAGGCAAAAATATTTACGGTACGTTGAAAATGGAATCTGGTGTTCACCGAGTTCAGCGAGTTCCTGCAACAGAAACAGCTGGGCGCGTGCATACATCAACGGCAACCGTAGCAGTGCTACCAGAGGCTGAAGATGTTGATGTGCAATTGAATGATTCAGATCTTCGAGTTGATGTGTATCGTTCAGGTGGTGCTGGTGGTCAGCACGTTAACACAACCGATTCTGCGGTTCGTGTAACACACATACCAACTGGTGTTGCTGTTGCTTGCCAAGAAGAACGATCTCAACATAAAAATAAAGCAAAAGCTTTAAAAATGTTACGTTCTCGCTTGCTTGCTCATGCTCAAGAGGTACAAAAATCGAAAGAGTCTCTGGCTCGAAAAGAACAAATTGGAACTGGAGAGCGTTCAGAGAAAATCAGAACCTACAATTATCCTCAAAACCGCGTAACTGATCATCAAGTTGACTTGTCAGTAAAATCTTTAGATTTTGTGATGCAGGGAGATTTGGATGAAATTATTAACGCGCTTTTGGATCATTCTCGTAAAACACGTCAAATGCTTCCTATCTTGGAAACTTTATAA